A region of Anguilla rostrata isolate EN2019 chromosome 10, ASM1855537v3, whole genome shotgun sequence DNA encodes the following proteins:
- the LOC135264872 gene encoding ankyrin-1-like isoform X1, with protein sequence MAQAAKHLRKNKDLEAIAEQERKEKEEEKNKKRNRSRDRKRKAHVVHRWLIDQDSSVSSEQLESRGIWHFDETADAATSFLRAARSGNLDKALDHIKNGIDINSANQNGLNGLHLASKEGHVKMVLELLHNGIVLETTTKKGNTALHIASLAGQEQVVTELVNYGANVNAQSQKGFTPLYMAAQENHLEVVKFLLENGANQSIPTEDGFSPLAVALQQGHENVVALLINYGTKGKVRLPALHIAARNDDTRTAAVLLQNDPNPDVLSKTGFTPLHIAAHYENLNVAQLLLNRGANVNFTPKNGITPLHIASRRGNVIMVRLLLDRGAQIDAKTKDELTPLHCAARNGHVRIIEILLDHGAPIQAKTKNGLSPIHMAAQGDHLDCVRQLLQYNAEIDDITLDHLTPLHVAAHCGHHRMAKVLLDKGAKPNARALNGFTPLHIACKKNHGRVMDLLLKHLASLEAVTESGLTPLHVASFMGHLNIVKILLQKGASPNASNVKVETPLHMASRAGHCEVAEFLLQNTAPVDAKAKDDQTPLHCASRMGHKELVKLLLEHKANPNSTTTAGHTPLHIAAREGHASTIRILLDGEAQQTKMTKKGFTPLHVASKYGKVDVAELLLERGANPNAAGKNGLTPLHVAVHHNNLDVVKLLVSKGGSPHSAARNGYTPLHIASKQNQVEVASTLLQYGASANAESLQGVTPLHLASQEGRPDMVSLLISKQANVNLGNKSGLTPLHLVAQEGHVSIADILVKQGASVYAATRMGYTPLHVACHYGNIKMVKFLLQQQANVNSKTRVGYTPLHQAAQQGHTDIVTLLLKHGAQPNELTTNGTSALAIAKRLGYISVIDVLKLVTEETVSVQTTTEKHRMSFPETVDEILDVSEDEGLAQLTLGEELLGVEGTRYVKMDDLKDHDDDFLSPKKSLDYESGLGTANYSPAIPRIPCVSPETVILKEHVMEQQHTPVPLPKEYDEDSLIPSSPATETSDNVSPVASPVHTGFLVSFMVDARGGSMRGSRHNGLRVIIPPRTCAAPTRITCRLVKPQKLTTPPPLVEGEGLASRIISLGPASMQFLGPVIVEIPHFAALGRGDRELVVLRSENGSVWKEHRNRYGDDVLETILNGMDEDLECQEELGKKRIRRIISTDFPLYFAVVSRVQQESDLIGPEGGQLTSKLVPLVQATFPETAVTKRVRLGLQAQPVPDELVTKLLGNQATFSPVVTVEPRRRKFHRPIGLRIPLPPSWRESPRDSGEGDTTSLRLLCSVIGGTAPAQWEDITGTTKLVYANDCANFTTNVSARFWLADCPRTAEAVSFANLLYRELSAVPYMAKFVVFAKMNEVREGRLRCYCMTDDKMDKTLEQHENFTEVARSRDIEVMEGMPLHLECSGNLVPVRKATHQPRCFSFQAFRDNRLPVSVKVRDSSKDPSGFLSFLRKSTKYEDSQHVLCNLNITMPPCIKVVGSEDRRRTLTPLALRERYSALNEPAMASMSAMERTELKMAVISEQLGLSWAELARELQFSVDDINKIRVENPNSLLEQSSTLLNLWATREGKRAKMESLYAALRSIDRTDIVNMLEGQGSQPMPGSREGGGRRQGDHVLITNGHGLVQEELLSPASMHYLLPSPLSGEPYWQEVSSMDCAPIATTEEDTLMEMSEVQVWPSGASPSLVAVEDSSLECSNADDSEGLLGTPYGTLCRPDSGASGYSGGGGLSGSMELVEAVEDLAETGGANPGVNVNGLDKGQRSEVERSEATAAAGGSMTSRAGEGEGGGGGEGEGGGGGGGGVEGPGSEDGLSVVAGQQRVYARLSESPGLSRVAERNGDRSGSTSFLSYLQDQSNPGWHCSPDSPPMWAGPNSRQCIESVMSSVRAGVGGDSSQSRVSQESLLQPVRDTGHSEILMGHFRGTQPFEKGLGFPHRAPELRGWDEARLRGQGDELEDLPGEQVSEEQFTDEHGNIVTKKIVRKVVRRGKGNGSEGGQEVIVEGSLQEAEELEAEAEQLMNYAILGRETSKPDFVDMKKGAQIVKRASLRRVKQ encoded by the exons AAGGGCTTCACTCCTCTCTACATGGCCGCACAAGAGAATCACCTGGAGGTGGTTAAGTTCCTGCTGGAGAatggagccaatcagagcattCCAACAGAG GATGGTTTCAGCCCCCTGGCCGTggccctgcagcagggccaTGAGAACGTGGTGGCGCTGCTCATAAACTACGGCACCAAAGGGAAGGTGCGGCTGCCCGCCCTCCACATCGCGGCGCGTAATGATGACACGCGCACCGCCGCCGTCCTGCTGCAGAACGACCCCAACCCAGACGTCCTGAGCAAG ACGGGGTTCACCCCCCTCCACATCGCTGCGCATTATGAGAACCTGAACGTGGCTCAGCTACTGCTCAACAGGGGCGCCAACGTCAACTTCACCCCCAAG AATGGCATCACGCCCTTACACATAGCGTCGCGGAGGGGCAACGTGATCATGGTACGGCTGCTGCTGGACAGAGGGGCACAGATAGACGCCAAAACTAAG GACGAGCTCACGCCCTTGCATTGTGCTGCCAGAAACGGACACGTGCGCATCATCGAGATCCTGCTGGACCACGGTGCCCCCATCCAGGCCAAAACCAAA AACGGCCTGTCTCCGATCCACATGGCCGCGCAGGGGGATCACCTGGACTGCGTTCGGCAGCTCCTGCAGTACAACGCTGAGATCGATGACATCACGCTGGACCACCTGACCCCGCTGCACGTGGCGGCGCACTGCGGCCACCACCGCATGGCCAAAGTGCTGCTGGACAAGGGGGCGAAGCCCAACGCCCGAGCGCTG AACGGGTTCACACCGCTGCACATCGCCTGTAAGAAGAACCACGGCCGTGTGATGGACCTGCTGCTCAAGCACCTGGCGTCCCTGGAGGCGGTGACCGAG TCTGGTCTTACTCCACTTCATGTGGCTTCCTTCATGGGACACCTCAATATAGTGAAGATCCTTCTCCAGAAGGGGGCGTCGCCCAATGCTTCCAATGTG AAAGTGGAAACCCCGTTGCATATGGCGTCGCGGGCAGGCCACTGTGAGGTGGCGGAGTTCCTCCTGCAGAACACGGCGCCGGTGGACGCCAAAGCAAAG gatGACCAGACCCCCCTGCACTGCGCTTCCCGCATGGGCCACAAGGAGCTGgtgaagctgctgctggagcacaAGGCCAACCCCAACTCCACCACCACGGCCGGCCACACCCCCCTGCACATCGCCGCCCGGGAGGGCCACGCCTCCACCATCCGCATCCTGCTGGACGGGGAGGCCCAGCAGACCAAAATGACCAAG AAAGGATTCACTCCCCTCCACGTGGCCTCCAAATACGGCAAGGTGGACGTGGCAGAGCTGCTCCTGGAGAGAGGAGCCAACCCAAACGCCGCCGGAAAG AATGGGCTGACCCCTCTGCATGTGGCCGTCCACCACAACAACCTGGACGTGGTCAAACTTCTGGTCAGCAAAGGGGGGTCCCCACACAGTGCGGCCCGA aACGGCTACACCCCCCTGCACATCGCGTCCAAGCAGAACCAGGTGGAGGTGGCCAGCACCCTGCTCCAGTACGGGGCGTCGGCCAACGCAGAGTCCCTGCAGGGGGTCACGCCCCTGCACCTGGCCTCCCAGGAGGGCCGCCCCGACATGGTCTCCCTGCTCATCTCCAAACAGGCCAACGTCAACCTGGGCAACAAG agtGGACTTACCCCTCTGCACCTGGTGGCTCAGGAGGGTCATGTGAGCATCGCGGACATCCTGGTGAAGCAGGGCGCCTCAGTCTACGCCGCGACGCGG ATGGGCTACACTCCGCTTCATGTGGCATGTCACTATGGCAACATCAAAATGGTGAAGTTTCTCCTGCAGCAGCAAGCCAATGTCAACAGCAAGACTAGG GTGGGGTACACGCCCCTACACCAGGCGGCTCAGCAGGGTCACACGGACATCGTCACCCTGCTGCTGAAACATGGAGCCCAGCCTAACGAGCTCACCACC AACGGAACCTCTGCCCTGGCCATCGCTAAGCGGTTGGGGTACATCTCCGTCATCGATGTGCTGAAGCTGGTTACCGAGGAGACCGTGTCCGTG cagaCTACTACAGAGAAGCACCGCATGAGCTTCCCTGAGACGGTGGACGAGATCCTGGACGTGTCGGAGGATGAAG GACtcgcacagctaacgctag GTGAGGAGCTGCTTGGGGTGGAGGGCACCAGGTACGTGAAGATGGATGACCTGAAAGACCATGATGACGATTTTCTGTCGCCCAAGAAATCGTTGGACTATGAGAGCGGGCTGGGCACAGC caaCTACTCTCCTGCTATCCCCAGGATTCCCTGCGTCTCCCCGGAAACGGTCATTCTGAAGGAGCATGTGATGGAGCAG CAGCACACCCCCGTCCCTCTTCCGAAGGAGTACGACGAGGACTCCCTCATCCCCAGCAGCCCGGCCACCGAGACGTCGGACAACGTCAGTCCCGTCGCCAGCCCTGTTCACACTGG GTTCCTGGTTAGCTTCATGGTGGACGCCCGGGGCGGGTCGATGCGGGGGAGCAGACACAACGGCCTTCGAGTCATCATCCCGCCCCGCACCTGCGCCGCCCCCACCCGCATCACCTGCCGCCTGGTCAAGCCGCAGAAGCTCACGACCCCGCCCCCgctggtggagggggaggggcttgccAGCCGCATCATCTCCCTGGGGCCCGCCAGCATGCAGTTCCTCGG GCCCGTGATTGTGGAGATCCCCCACTTCGCTGCGCTGGGCCGGGGGGATCGGGAGCTGGTGGTTCTGCGCAGCGAGAACGGATCCGTCTGGAAGGAGCACCGTAATCGCTACGGCGACGACGTTCTGGAGACCATCCTCAACGGCATGGATGAAG ACCTGGAGTGCCAGGAGGAGCTGGGGAAGAAGCGCATCCGTCGCATCATCTCCACCGACTTCCCCCTCTACTTCGCCGTGGTGTCGCGCGTCCAGCAGGAGAGCGATCTGATTGGCCCGGAGGGCGGTCAGCTGACCAGCAAGCTGGTGCCCTTGGTCCAGGCGACTTTCCCAGAGACGGCGGTGACCAAGAGAGTCCGTCTGGGACTGCAG GCCCAGCCGGTTCCTGACGAGCTGGTGACCAAGTTGCTGGGTAACCAGGCCACCTTCAGCCCGGTTGTGACGGTGGAGCCGCGGAGGAGGAAGTTCCACAGGCCCATCGGCCTCCgcatccccctgcccccctcctggAGGGAGAGCCCAAGGGATTCTGGGGAGGGAGACACCACCAGCCTGCGCCTGCTCTGCAGCGTCATTG gtgGTACAGCCCCAGCCCAGTGGGAAGACATCACTGGCACCACCAAGCTGGTGTATGCTAATGACTGCGCTAACTTCACCACCAATGTATCGGCACG gtTCTGGCTGGCTGACTGTCCCAGGACGGCCGAGGCGGTGTCCTTCGCCAACCTGCTGTACCGGGAGCTGTCGGCGGTGCCGTACATGGCCAAGTTCGTGGTGTTCGCCAAGATGAACGAGGTGCGGGAGGGGCGGCTGCGCTGCTACTGCATGACGGACGACAAGATGGACAAGACGCTGGAGCAGCACGAGAACTTCACTGAGGTGGCCCGCAGCCGGGACATCGAG gtgatgGAGGGCATGCCTCTGCACCTGGAGTGCTCGGGGAACCTGGTGCCCGTGCGCAAGGCTACCCATCAGCCTCGCTGCTTCAGCTTCCAGGCCTTCAGAGACAACCGGCTGCCCGTCTCCGTcaag GTGAGGGACAGCAGTAAAGATCCTTCGGGATTTTTGTCCTTCCTGCGCAAGTCCACCAAGTACGAGGACAGCCAACACGTTCTGTGCAACCTCAACATCACCATGCCGCCCTGCATCAAG GTTGTGGGGAGCGAAGACCGCAGACGAACTTTGACCCCGCTGGCCCTGAGGGAGAGATATAGCGCCCTGAACGAGCCGGCCATGG CGTCCATGAGCGCCATGGAGAGGACAGAGCTGAAGATGGCGGTGATATCCGAACAGCTGGGCCTCAGCTGGGCAg aGCTGGCAAGGGAGCTGCAGTTCAGTGTGGATGACATTAATAAGATCCGTGTGGAGAACCCAAACTCCCTGCTGGAGCAGAGCTCCACCCTCCTGAACCTGTGGGCCACTCGGGAGGGCAAAAGGGCAAAGA tgGAGAGTCTGTATGCAGCCCTCAGAAGCATAGACCGGACAGACATCGTCAACATGCTGGAGGGTCAAGGGTCACAGCCCATGCCTGGGAGCCGCGAGGGGGGCGGCCGTCGGCAAGGCGACCATGTGCTCATAACCAATG GTCACGGGCTAGTGCAGGAGGAGCTTCTCTCCCCGGCCTCCATGCACtacctcctcccctcccccctcagcggGGAGCCCTACTGGCAGGAGGTCTCCAGCATGGACTGCGCCCCCATCgccaccacagaagaagacacGCTCATGGAGATGTCCGAGGTGCAGGTGTGGCCCTCGGGGGCCAGTCCGTCCCTGGTGGCCGTGGAGGACTCCTCGCTGGAGTGCAGCAACGCCGACGATTCGGAGGGGCTCCTGGGGACCCCTTACGGGACGCTGTGTCGGCCGGATAGCGGGGCCAGCGGCTACAGCGGAGGGGGCGGGCTCAGCGGCTCCATGGAGCTGGTGGAGGCGGTGGAGGACCTGGCGGAAACGGGCGGAGCCAACCCCGGGGTCAACGTCAACGGGCTGGACAAGGGTCAGAGGTCGGAGGTCGAGAGGTCGGAGGCGACGGCGGCGGCAGGCGGCAGCATGACGAGCAGAGccggagaaggagagggaggaggaggaggagaaggagagggaggaggaggaggaggaggaggagtggaggggCCGGGCTCAGAGGATGGCCTTTCTGTCGTTGCAGGACAGCAGCGAGTGTACGCCCGGCTGAGCGAGTCGCCCGGACTGAGCCGTGTCGCCGAGCGCAACGGCGACAG gtCGGGCAGCACCTCCTTCCTCTCTTACCTGCAGGACCAGTCGAACCCGGGCTGGCACTGCAGCCCGGATTCCCCGccgatgtgggcggggccaaaTTCCAGGCAGTGCATAgaatctgtgatgtcatcggtGCGGGCCGGCGTGGGCGGGGACTCCAGCCAGTCGCGCGTCTCCCAGGAGTCCCTGCTGCAGCCGGTGCGGGACACGGGGCACTCCGAGATCCTGATGGGTCACTTTAGGGGGACGCAGCCCTTCGAGAAGGGGCTGGGCTTCCCCCATCGCGCCCCCGAGCTGCGGGGGTGGGACGAGGCACGCCTCAGAGGGCAG GGCGATGAGCTGGAGGATCTTCCTGGAGAGCAAGTGAGCGAGGAGCAGTTCACCGACGAGCACGGAAACATCGTCACCAAGAAG ATTGTGCGGAAGGTGGTTCGGAGGGGGAAGGGTAATGGCtcggagggggggcaggaggtgaTCGTGGAGGGCTCCCTGCAGGAGGCCGAGGAGCTGGAGGCAGAGGCTGAGCAGCTCATGAACTACGCCATTCTGGGCCGGGAGACCAGCAAG